A window from Salvia miltiorrhiza cultivar Shanhuang (shh) chromosome 2, IMPLAD_Smil_shh, whole genome shotgun sequence encodes these proteins:
- the LOC131007881 gene encoding uncharacterized protein LOC131007881 codes for MNQLEILVRQGRLDRFVTGPPRAMNGERHNCDRDNHRRDGGERRNDPDDRRERELRNEAPERPPFQREIHMIVGENGMPTSNRAKKQLVRAVRTGHFNSKVMAITSAASEPTISFGPEDARPLMYPHDDALVFSTDVAGCLVHRVFVDSGSAVNIVYWNCWKALGSDVNVEPTNAPLYGFSGESVVPIGMVELPVTLGRSQGYKTRTIRFLIIDALKPMYNIILGRPALNTFKAVVSTFYLKMKFPMDGGRIGEVWGDQATSKQCHVQTLTQQNDSVGDDPNTRKQKRKQAKIPGEPNDQRKEKMGIVTASNPERREIMELGDGVDKQPLVSTSDACLLIELFPDREGYTTRIGAGMAPILQREVTACLRRNADVFAFNTSDLKGINRELAEHRLNVDPMVKPVRQKTRHFGAEKDAAIREQVQALLEAVHIVEIQYPEWISNAVMVEKKVKVWRMCVDYRDLNAACPKDCYPLPRIDQLVDATSGCELLSMMDAYQGYHQVKMHPDDVTKTAFAVCTGVFGWESMPFGLKNAGATYQRMMDKIFRTQLRRNISVYVDDMLVRSIKASSHVADLEETFSVVRKNKLMLNPAKCTFDDKVKAILNMTSPRNVKEIQTLNGRITALSRFISRSAERSLPFFKVLRKGSRFEWSGECQRAFEDLKAYLTKLPVLTKPSPGEPLYLYISVGVESLSSVLVREENRQQKPIYFVSKVIQGAELRYTEVEKTAYTIMITARKLRPYFLSHKVIVRTIIPFRQILGRPDLAGKMVKWAIELGEYEVEFEPRTAIRAQALADFIQEATRWPMRGPWVAQVDGSVTKEGCGVGIYITSPEGKVYQFAIKFEDKLSNNEAEYEAVLRTSHILRELRADNVVIKTDSQLVAQQLNGGYEIKEERMKQYFNKVQEIGMKFEKLEIQQVPREENQRADLLARMASAVEQTWREDITLVFEPKREMAAQVCNIETKDDWRTPIIYYLRNGKRMKEDTSRYAKYENYCIIGDQLYKRSFTHPFLKCLAPEEAQFALKEIHQGCCGNHGGHWDLTRKIIRAGFYWPGISKESKAFVQKCEACQKHAPKINIPGEEMGIMHAAHPFDKWGIDIVGKLPTAPGGKCFLIVAVDYFSKWIEAEAVTKIDDNTVEKFIWKNICCRYGVPRILVSDNGTQFTSKKIEDFCSRMDITQKFVSVAHPQANGQVELANRTICEGIKKRLERSRGRWVEELDTVLWALRTSPKTATGEAPFTLVYGSNAVVPAEVRLESHRITTYDTAQNEELRRLDLDLIELQREEAQVRAAKYKSIIKAGYDKKVKLRRLGKGDLVLKRADALKPVGKFEANWEGPFVITEVLGGGAYHLADQGGRPLTRPWNISNLKKFYV; via the coding sequence ATGAATCAGTTGGAGATATTGGTGAGACAAGGTCGACTAGACAGATTCGTCACTGGACCCCCGAGAGCAATGAACGGAGAACGGCACAACTGTGACCGGGATAACCATAGGCGTGATGGGGGGGAGAGAAGGAATGACCCAGATGACAGGCGGGAAAGAGAATTAAGGAATGAGGCACCAGAACGACCACCTTTCCAGAGGGAAATTCATATGATCGTTGGAGAAAACGGTATGCCCACATCAAACAGAGCGAAGAAACAACTTGTCAGGGCTGTGAGAACAGGACACTTTAACTCTAAGGTCATGGCTATCACCAGCGCAGCCAGCGAACCCACCATATCCTTTGGACCGGAAGATGCTAGACCGTTAATGTACCCTCATGATGACGCCTTAGTCTTCTCAACAGACGTGGCTGGATGCCTGGTCCACCGAGTTTTCGTGGACTCAGGCAGTGCGGTGAACATTGTGTACTGGAACTGCTGGAAGGCCCTTGGCTCGGATGTCAATGTTGAACCAACGAATGCACCACTCTATGGATTCTCAGGAGAATCAGTAGTACCAATCGGAATGGTAGAACTGCCAGTTACCTTGGGACGATCGCAGGGTTATAAAACCAGAACAATCAGATTCTTGATCATAGACGCTCTGAAACCCATGTACAACATCATCTTGGGGCGGCCCGCGCTTAACACCTTCAAGGCAGTAGTTTCCACATTCTACCtcaaaatgaagtttccaatgGACGGTGGAAGAATTGGGGAGGTGTGGGGGGATCAAGCTACATCGAAGCAATGTCATGTGCAAACACTAACTCAACAGAATGATAGTGTTGGAGACGACCCCAACACTCGAAAGCAGAAACGAAAGCAAGCAAAAATCCCAGGGGAACCTAATGATCAGAGAAAGGAGAAGATGGGGATAGTTACCGCGTCAAACCCCGAACGCAGAGAAATCATGGAACTCGGAGATGGAGTTGATAAACAGCCACTCGTTTCCACGAGTGATGCATGCTTGCTCATTGAACTTTTCCCTGACAGGGAAGGATACACTACCAGAATTGGAGCGGGAATGGCACCAATCCTTCAAAGGGAAGTTACCGCATGCCTGCGCAGGAACGCAGATGTATTCGCATTCAACACTTCTGATCTTAAAGGGATAAACAGAGAGCTAGCCGAACATCGTCTTAATGTGGACCCGATGGTTAAACCAGTCAGACAGAAAACAAGACACTTTGGCGCGGAGAAGGATGCAGCTATTCGGGAACAGGTCCAAGCCCTCCTAGAGGCAGTACATATCGTGGAAATCCAATATCCCGAATGGATATCTAATGCAGTCATGGTAGAAAAGAAAGTCAAGGTGTGGAGAATGTGTGTGGACTACAGAGACCTCAACGCAGCTTGCCCTAAGGACTGTTACCCGCTCCCTCGAATAGATCAACTGGTGGATGCTACTTCAGGGTGTGAACTCttgtccatgatggatgcataccaaggatatcatcaggtaaagatgcATCCGGATGATGTAACCAAAACCGCCTTTGCAGTATGCACAGGAGTCTTCGGGTGGGAAAGCATGCCCTTCGGCCTCAAGAATGCAGGGGCCACATACCAGCGTATGATGGACAAAATTTTCAGAACACAGCTGAGGAGAAATATCTCGGTATATGTCGACGACATGTTGGTGCGCAGCATTAAGGCCAGCTCCCACGTGGCCGATCTGGAGGAAACCTTCTCAGTAGTCCGCAAGAATAAACTCATGCTCAATCCTGCTAAGTGCACATTCGATGACAAAGTTAAAGCTATTCTGAACATGACCTCACCCAGGAATGTCAAAGAAATCCAAACACTCAATGGGCGAATTACCGCGTTGAGTCGGTTCATTTCACGCTCAGCTGAGCGAAGTCTCCCGTTCTTCAAGGTTCTACGGAAAGGAAGTCGGTTTGAATGGAGTGGTGAGTGCCAAAGAGCATTCGAAGACCTAAAAGCTTACCTGACCAAACTACCAGTATTGACAAAACCCTCTCCGGGGGAACCATTATACTTATACATCTCCGTGGGAGTTGAATCTCTGAGCTCAGTGCTGGTCCGGGAGGAGAATCGGCAACAAAAACCCATATACTTTGTAAGCAAGGTCATCCAGGGTGCGGAGCTGCGCTACACCGAAGTCGAGAAGACCGCATACACGATCATGATCACGGCCAGAAAGTTAAGGCCATACTTCTTGTCACACAAGGTCATTGTGAGGACAATAATACCATTCAGACAAATCCTGGGACGACCCGATCTGGCGGGAAAGATGGTGAAATGGGCTATAGAACTGGGGGAGTATGAGGTCGAGTTCGAGCCGCGCACTGCCATCAGAGCACAGGCACTAGCGGATTTTATTCAAGAGGCAACACGGTGGCCTATGAGGGGACCATGGGTAGCGCAGGTCGATGGATCGGTCACCAAAGAAGGGTGTGGGGTGGGAATCTACATCACCTCGCCTGAAGGGAAAGTCTATCAATTTGCTATCAAGTTCGAGGATAAGCTATCTAATAACGAAGCTGAATATGAGGCAGTGTTGAGAACATCTCACATACTCCGGGAGCTCAGAGCCGACAATGTGGTGATCAAAACCGACTCTCAATTGGTGGCACAACAGTTGAATGGAGGCTACGagataaaagaagaaagaatgaAGCAGTACTTTAACAAGGTCCAAGAGATAGGGATGAAGTTTGAGAAACTCGAAATACAGCAAGTGCCGAGAGAGGAAAATCAGCGAGCGGACCTCCTGGCTAGAATGGCCAGCGCAGTCGAACAAACCTGGAGGGAGGACATTACCTTGGTATTCGAACCTAAGAGAGAAATGGCTGCGCAAGTGTGCAACATCGAAACTAAGGATGACTGGAGAACGCCCATCATATACTATCTGAGAAATGGTAAACGGATGAAAGAGGATACTTCGAGATATGCCAAATACGAGAATTACTGCATCATTGGCGATCAGCTCTATAAGAGGTCCTTCACACACCCGTTTTTGAAATGCCTGGCCCCCGAAGAAGCACAATTTGCCTTAAAGGAGATCCATCAAGGGTGCTGCGGTAACCATGGTGGACATTGGGATTTGACAAGAAAGATAATCAGAGCAGGATTCTACTGGCCTGGAATTAGCAAAGAATCGAAGGCCTTCGTGCAAAAATGCGAGGCTTGTCAAAAACACGCCCCCAAAATCAATATACCAGGGGAAGAAATGGGGATCATGCATGCTGCGCATCCTTTCGACAAATGGGGAATCGACATTGTGGGTAAATTACCAACCGCTCCGGGAGGCAAGTGCTTCCTCATAGTTGCCGTAGACTACTTCTCTAAGTGGATCGAGGCGGAAGCTGTCACCAAAATCGATGATAACACAGTGGAAAAATTCATATGGAAGAACATCTGTTGTCGATATGGGGTGCCAAGGATTTTGGTTTCGGACAACGGAACCCAGTTCACGAGCAAGAAGATCGAAGATTTTTGTTCTCGGATGGACATCACACAGAAATTTGTGTCAGTAGCCCACCCTCAAGCCAACGGACAGGTAGAATTGGCAAATCGCACCATAtgtgaagggatcaagaagagaCTCGAACGAAGCAGGGGACGATGGGTTGAGGAGCTAGATACAGTGTTATGGGCACTTAGAACCAGCCCGAAAACCGCAACCGGAGAGGCTCCTTTCACTTTAGTATACGGGTCGAACGCTGTGGTGCCTGCTGAGGTAAGGCTGGAATCTCATCGGATTACTACCTATGACACTGCACAGAATGAGGAATTGCGCCGACTCGACTTGGATTTGATTGAGTTACAGAGAGAGGAAGCACAAGTGAGGGCGGCAAAATACAAAAGTATCATCAAAGCTGGTTACGACAAGAAGGTAAAGCTGCGCAGACTTGGGAAAGGAGACTTAGTACTCAAACGGGCAGACGCATTGAAGCCCGTAGGGAAATTTGAAGCCAACTGGGAAGGTCCTTTTGTTATCACGGAGGTCCTGGGGGGAGGAGCTTATCATCTAGCAGATCAAGGAGGGCGGCCCTTGACCAGGCCATGGAACATAAGTAACCTTAAGAAATTCTACGTGTGA